In one Diprion similis isolate iyDipSimi1 chromosome 6, iyDipSimi1.1, whole genome shotgun sequence genomic region, the following are encoded:
- the LOC124406577 gene encoding uncharacterized protein LOC124406577: protein MSYAGQNKDYKYMLTVIDIFSKYAWAVPIRSKSGDDVTKAMESVLTQGRVPKKLHVDRGAEFYNSKFESLMSRYGVKLYSTYSNLKASICERIGLQQHETPNHKNETIGCHRCERKAGITSVVRRASSETFQTGKVRISKFKNVFEKGYTPNWTTEIFTISQVENTNPVTYKLKDYQGQPIAGGFYEQELLKVEHPDIYLVEKVLQKRGKKLYVKWLGFDNTHNSWINESDM, encoded by the exons ATGTCATACGCAGGACAAAACAAAGACTACAAGTATATGCTCACAGTCATTGATATCTTTTCAAAGTATGCGTGGGCTGTACCGATAAGGAGCAAGTCCGGGGATGATGTTACAAAGGCCATGGAATCTGTGCTAACTCAAGGACgtgtaccgaaaaaattacacgtggaTAGAGGAGCGGAATTCtacaactcaaaatttgaatctcttATGTCACGCTATGGAGTCAAACTCTACTCCACGTACAGTAATTTGAAGGCTTCGATCTGTGAACG TATCGGCTTACAACAACACGAAACACCGAACCATAAGAATGAAACCATCGGATGTCACCGTTGCGAACGAAAGGCTGGTATTACGTCAGTCGTACGGAGGGCTTCGAGCGAAACCTTCCAAACCGGCAAAGTTCGAATCAGCAAGTTCAAAAACGTCTTTGAGAAAGGTTACACTCCCAATtggacgactgaaatattcacaataagccAAGTAGAAAATACCAATCCTGTGACGTACAAGCTCAAAGACTATCAAGGTCAACCCATCGCTGGTGGTTTCTACGAACAGGAGCTCCTCAAGGTGGAACATCCGGACATCTATCTGGTGGAGAAGGTGcttcagaagcggggaaaaaaattatacgtcaaGTGGCTAGGTTTTGACAATACACACAATagttggataaatgaatctgatatgtaa
- the LOC124406578 gene encoding uncharacterized protein LOC124406578 has product MESAKCSKLINIMESAYKMLNKSSPTEIQKWIKFGTQNIRLLNKILRKASTMGEKMKIITDIGLLKSLTEKFKRLRTTGDGTRKQRRSDHVHWEELESAFKGRIRTGSITNLKHKDVERFLEDAKLLAVTKLKNDLKKARSLKVNAILACKFEVKKDDHTVEENKFFNTRNEIILLTTDIKEWFIENVTNRLLTKVEDFQEKDSGWSLLEIINLAVNINKYTPLRGGLNTYTLLPKHISDKKAVVNIRNNDSYCFLWSVTAALRPAENKNPNKISSYPHFSEVLRYDSINFPMSLHKNAISKFEKLNGLSINVFDLNETKVELPTEEEKILKFKNLKHKETVPFCIYADLECLLQATNIQVSENRTICQNHIPYSIAYYLHCTFNDSISEFKINRGKTCIEWFVNKLEELAHSLKKKYLKNIVRMESLNFNQINEFNLSKVCHICEKPFTREAVKHRDHCHFTGRYRGPAHQSCNLNYRKSHTIPVIFHNLSGYDSHFLIKALATTFQGTIQLLPVNKEKYISFTKFVKGTNVQLRFIDSYRFMPSSLEKLAMYLNDNQKAITRKFCTSSEKFELLTRKGVFPYEYMDSWEKLEDVKLPPKEKFYSKLNNQGISDEDYAHACKVWQAFNLKTLGEYSDLYLQTDVFLLADVFENFRQNCYATYNLDPLHYHTAPGLSFDAMLKCTGIELELLTDIDMLMFIEKGIRGGVSQCSNRYAKANNRYMGDAFNPALEESYLMYFDVNNLYGAAMSFALPCSSFEWILDFRQFDVFAITDEAEFGYLLEVDLEYPKELHEMHKDLPLCPEHCIPPISKSKQPKLMTTLLSKQNYVVHYRVLKQCLELGLKLAKIHRVLKFRQTPWLKKKYRDVRLITKWDGRYGARATIAKPNFHSCTIFDQDMIIVELRKTTVKLNKPLYAGFSILDLAKTFIYDFHYKYVKTKFGHQAKLMYTDTDSLIYHFTVPNIYECIKQDLDKFDTSDYPPDNVYGMPLVNKKVLGLMKDECNGKIMAEFIGLRAKLYSFRVMGEDKDQKRAKGVKGSLLKTITFDDYLKCASERENLVERQSLIQSQKHQVYTIEQKKVALSWNDDKRKLFRNTTDTVPWGYETGS; this is encoded by the exons ATGGAATCCGCGAAATGTTCGAAATTAATCAACATTATGGAATCTGCGTACAAAATGTTGAACAAATCATCGCCAACGGAGATTCAGAAATGGATTAAATTTGGGACGCAAAATATCCGGCTTCTAAACAAAATTCTGCGAAAGGCTTCAACGATGggtgagaaaatgaaaattatcacaGACATCGGACTCTTGAAATCGCtgacggaaaaattcaaacgtcttCGGACAACGGGTGACGGTACgcggaaacaaagacgaagcgatcacGTACACTGGGAAGAATTGGAGTCTGCTTTCAAGGGAAGAATACGAACCGGATCCATCACCAATTTGAAACATAAAGACGTAGAGAGGTTTCTAGAAGACGCAAAGTTACTTGCTGTGACAAAACTGAAAAACGATTTGAAGAAAGCCAGGAGCCTAAAAGTCAACGCTATCCTGGCTTGTAAATTCGAAGTAAAGAAGGATGATCACACAGTAGAAGAGAACAAATTCTTTAATacgagaaacgaaatcatCCTCCTGACAACGGATATTAAGGAATGGTTCATCGAAAATGTAACAAACCGTTTGTTAACAAAGGTGGAAGATTTCCAGGAAAAGGATTCAGGCTGGTCGTTACttgaaattatcaatcttGCCGTCAACATCAACAAGTATACACCACTTCGAGGTGGTCTTAATACCTACACCCTGTTGCCGAAACACATCAGTGATAAGAAGGCTGTGGTAAACATCCGAAATAACGACTCGTATTGTTTCCTTTGGTCGGTCACCGCAGCTCTGCGCCCagctgaaaacaaaaatcccAACAAAATCAGCTCGTATCCACATTTCAGCGAGGTGCTACGGTATGACAGTATAAACTTTCCTATGTCTTTACACAAAAATgctatttcgaaatttgaaaaactcaacggACTTTCCATCAATGTTTTTG ATTTAAACGAAACCAAAGTCGAATTACCCacagaggaggaaaaaattctaaaattcaaaaatttgaagcacAAGGAAACCGTTCCGTTCTGTATTTACGCGGATCTAGAATGCTTGTTGCAAGCTACTAACATTCAAGTGTCAGAAAATAGAACAATTTGTCAAAATCATATTCCTTACAGTATAGCATATTACCTGCATTGCACCTTTAACGATTCCATTTCAGAGTTCAAAATTAACCGCGGGAAGACTTGCATCGAATGGTTTGTGAACAAGTTGGAGGAATTGGCACactccttaaaaaaaaagtatttaaaaaatattgtacgtatgGAGTCGCTGAACTTCAATcaaattaacgaatttaatttatcaaagGTATGTCATATTTGTGAAAAGCCGTTCACGCGCGAAGCCGTGAAACACCGTGATCACTGTCATTTCACAGGAAGGTACCGTGGTCCTGCGCATCAAAGCTGTAATCTTAATTATCGAAAATCGCATACTATCCCAGTGATATTCCACAATCTGTCGGGTTACGATtcgcattttttgattaaagcaTTGGCCACAacttttcagggtactattcagCTTCTACCCgtgaacaaagaaaagtataTTTCGTTCACAAAATTCGTTAAAGGAACAAATGTACAGTTGAGATTTATAGATTCGTACCGTTTTATGCCCAGCAGCCTCGAAAAATTGGCaatgtatttgaatgataatcAAAAAGCAATTACACGTAAATTTTGCACTAGCTCTGAAAAATTCGAGTTATTAACCAGAAAAGGTGTTTTTCCGTATGAGTATATGGATAGTTGGGAGAAGCTCGAGGACGTAAAGTTACCgcctaaagaaaaattttattcaaaattgaacaatCAAGGTATTTCAGATGAAGATTACGCACACGCGTGTAAAGTTTGGCAAGCTTTTAACCTTAAAACGTTGGGGGAATATTCAGACTTATATTTGCAAACTGATGTTTTTCTGTTGGCtgacgtttttgaaaactttcgacaaaattGTTATGCAACGTACAACCTGGACCCTTTACATTATCACACGGCACCCGGTCTTTCGTTTGACGCAATGTTGAAATGTACCGGTATCGAACTTGAGCTTCTCACTGACATAGATATGcttatgtttatagaaaaaggtattCGAGGTGGTGTGTCCCAATGCTCTAACCGATATGCAAAGGCTAACAATAGATACATGGGAGATGCTTTCAATCCAGCGCTCGAAGAGTCTTATCTCATGTACTTCGACGTTAACAACTTGTACGGCGCGGCTATGAGCTTTGCTCTACCATGCAGTTCTTTCGAATGGATATtagatttcagacaattcgatGTTTTTGCCATCACAGACGAAGCGGAGTTTGGCTACTTATTAGAGGTAGATTTGGAATATCCCAAGGAACTGCATGAAATGCATAAAGATTTACCACTGTGTCCGGAACACTGCATACCTCCCATCTCAAAAAGTAAGCAGCCGAAATTGATGACCACGCTACTCTCCAAGCAAAACTACGTTGTTCATTACCGCGTCTTGAAACAATGCTTAGAATTAGGTTTAAAACTAGCTAAAATTCATAGAGTTCTAAAGTTCAGACAAACACCGTGGCTCAAAAA gAAGTATAGAGATGTCAGGCTGATCACGAAATGGGATGGAAGATACGGTGCTAGAGCTACTATAGCCaaaccaaatttccacagttGTACAATCTTTGATCAAGATATGATAATAGTTGAATTGCGTAAAACGACAGTCAAACTCAACAAACCATTGTATGCAGGTTTTTCCATTTTAGATCTTGCAAAGACCTTtatctacgattttcactacaaGTATGTTAAAACGAAATTTGGTCATCAggcaaaattaatgtacactgACACGGATAGTTTGATATATCACTTCACCGTCCCCAACATTTACGAATGCATCAAACAGGACTTGgataaatttgatacctcTGATTATCCACCTGACAACGTCTACGGAATGCCGTTGGTTAACAAAAAAGTTCTAGGTTTGATGAAAGATGAGTGTAACGGAAAAATAATGGCGGAATTCATTGGCTTGAGAGCGAAGTTGTACTCATTCAGAGTGATGGGGGAGGATAAGGATCAAAAACGAGCCAAGGGTGTCAAAGGATCCCTGTTAAAAACTATAACCTTCGATGATTACTTGAAGTGTGCTTCAGAACGCGAAAATTTAGTCGAACGTCAGAGTTTGATACAGAGTCAGAAGCATCAGGTCTATAccattgaacagaaaaaagtagCACTGAGCTGGAACGACGATAAGCGTAAGTTATTTCGAAACACAACCGATACGGTGCCGTGGGGCTACGAGACCGGCAGTTAA